The sequence AGCTCAAGTTCAGGCCTCATTCCCAGGTCGCCATCGTCAGACTCCTGTAAACATCCATTATGTCCGCTTAAAGGTAGGACTTTCCTCTTATTTCCTGTTTAACACATGtactaaactttattttgtttattatttattgttgatACTCTGGAGctagtttgtttttgtagctaactttttgttttttttgtttatgtagcTAACTTTGTGGTATGTGTGAAAAAAGTCACTTAATGTGTAAATTATAATTAGTTAGATTTTCGAACAGCAaaattgtgttattgtttattttatggtCTTTAGGTTTAGTCTGCATTCATTCagcttttttaaattgttttgttaattgtggtctgtgtttatgttgtgtcGTGTATGTGTGGAAGTCTGGACCTCAAATACTTGACATGAActtactgatttgtttttttttgctgaatttCTGCCATTTcctgtaatgaaaacaaaacaggttttagTGCAAAGCTCACCTGAATGTGGTTATTATTATATTGAAAAACCTGTACAGGGTGATTTTATGGGTTTCTGCCCAGTACATGTAGTGGATTTTGTCTGACCTCATCTTTAACCAGCTAACATCCATAAAGTCTTTAAAATCACTAAGCAGGCTTAATGAGTTAACCGTATTACCTCGTGGCATGATGGTGATCCGTGAGCTCAGTGTACTGTTAAACATCCTGTGCAGCTCTTCCAGGGCTGAGATCATCTTCAGCATCTGGGTGCGTTTATCTGGACCAGTCGTCTCGGGGTTGATCCTCAGCCGCCCAGCACTGGTGCCACCAGTGATGGACCTGACGCTGGTTTTGTCAGCGCTTTTTGTAGTCCCATCCACTCTTGCTGCTTTGGCACTCCAAAACCACTGCCTCAGATATTGACCTGGGTTTAGTGCCAAAGACTTCCCTGGTTCACCTGACGTATGTGTGAGATGTGGAAGGTTCACAAAGGAAGAAATATATTAAGGATGGTGTGGTGCTGCCTAGTTTTAggttcctttcctttcctttcctttccattCCTCTGACTAACTAAGATGTGAGTCTTCAATTTGCTGAGCTTTTCAGATTTCTCTAGTCTCtactcctgcacacacacacacacacacacacacttacacatgcatacatatttCTGTGGGATTCCACTGCCTTTCCTGTTCCTAGCAGAGTTGCCACGGGCCTTTCAGCTGTGACGTTTAGTGCTGTatgagctgtgtttgtgtgtacgtgcaGAATGACGCATTGGCTttatgcagcagcagcacagctcgGTGTCATTGCGTTTAGTCAAAATGACCCGTCCACCCATGCGCTCTCATGCTCAGAACGAGAGAATGTTGGGGTCAGATGCATGTCAGTAGGTCAAAGCAATCCCGTTCAATTCAGCATGGACATCTTAGTTTCTCGCTGTTACACTGTTGTCTGATGATATTTTAACACCTCTCCAGTTTAATCTAAAGCTCTTAAAGCTGTCTTACATTCAGAAATAACTATATAACATCCGATTATGTTATGCACATACAGTGGGCAGTGAGTTTGACATAATGTACACaacttattttctatttttccatAGTTAAACAATATTTGCTTATCATTAGCACCTATGAGCTCAGTCATTCTGATAGCATCAGTATTGAACGTAACACAATGTTTGTCAGAATCGTCCAgtatcagtgttttgtttgatcATAGGGTCGGGCCTACCAGCAATGCAAATTTTATCTACCACCACAAAAAGCTCCATACTTTCCAGTTTCCAGTCTGGCTAGCTCCTCAGAATTAGCCGCTCTTCCCCGTTGAAGTTTCCTTACCTCTCTCAGTGGGTGCTGCCTCCACTCCCACCCCAAGAATC is a genomic window of Mastacembelus armatus chromosome 2, fMasArm1.2, whole genome shotgun sequence containing:
- the urp2 gene encoding urotensin II-related peptide yields the protein MLNRTALVSVTTFAMVMLLILGVGVEAAPTERGEPGKSLALNPGQYLRQWFWSAKAARVDGTTKSADKTSVRSITGGTSAGRLRINPETTGPDKRTQMLKMISALEELHRMFNSTLSSRITIMPRGNGRNSAKKNKSPPAAEGGQKSTTAPPAAADSTASRASSDVVVPSLTGRNFRKSLSPQPKKTNKRVCFWKYCSQN